Proteins encoded by one window of Nomascus leucogenys isolate Asia chromosome 19, Asia_NLE_v1, whole genome shotgun sequence:
- the TRAPPC1 gene encoding trafficking protein particle complex subunit 1: MTVHNLYLFDRNGVCLHYSEWHRKKQAGIPKEEEYKLMYGMLFSIRSFVSKMSPLDMKDGFLAFQTSRYKLHYYETPTGIKVVMNTDLGVGSIRDVLHHIYSALYVELVVKNPLCPLGQTVQSELFRSRLDSYVRSLPFFSARAG; the protein is encoded by the exons ATGACTGTCCACAACCTGTACCTGTTTGACCGGAATGGAGTGTGTCTGCACTACAGCGAATGGCACCGCAAGAAGCAAGCAGGGATTCCCAAGGAGGAG GAGTATAAGCTGATGTACGGAATGCTGTTCTCTATCCGCTCGTTTGTCAGCAAGATGTCCCCGCTAGACAT GAAGGATGGCTTCCTGGCCTTCCAAACTAGCCGTTACAAACTCCATTACTACGAGACGCCCACTGGGATCAAAGTTGTCATGAATACTGACTTGGGCGTGGGATCCATCCGAGATGTGCTGCACCACATCTACAGTGCG CTGTATGTGGAGCTGGTGGTGAAGAATCCCCTGTGCCCGCTGGGCCAAACTGTGCAAAGTGAGCTTTTTCGCTCCCGACTGGACTCCTATGTTCGCTCTCTGCCCTTCTTCTCTGCCCGGGCTGGCTGA